In Bacillota bacterium, the DNA window TCAGTTCAAGGGAGCGGGCCGTGGAGACGTGGGTGATGTGGACGTGGCCGCCGGTCATCTCGGCCAACAGGAGGTCCCGGGCGACCATGGCCTCTTCCGCCGCCTCGGGCATCCCCCTCAGGCCCAGAAGGGTCGACACGCGGCCGAGGTTGATCACCCCGTCGCCGGCCAGCGGCCGATCCTCGCAATGGGACATCACCGGCAGCTTGAACATCTTGGCATACTCGATGGCGCAGCGCATGACTTCCCCGTTCTGGATCGGGTGCCCGTCGTCGGAGATGGCCACCGCGCCGGCGGCCGCCATGTCGCCGATCTCGGCCAGTTCCTCGCCCTTCTGGCCCTTGGTGGCCGCCCCCACCGGGAAGACATTGACCACCCCGGTGGCCGCCGCCCGTTCCTTGACGAAGCTGACCAGGCTGGCCGAGTCGATCACCGGCTTAGTGTTGGCCATGGCCACGACCGATGTATAGCCACCCCTGGCCGCCGCCCGCGTCCCGGAGGCGATGTCCTCTTTGTACTCGAAGCCCGGCTCACGGAGGTGGGCATGGATGTCGATGAGCCCCGGGACGACCAGC includes these proteins:
- a CDS encoding amidohydrolase family protein encodes the protein MKLLIKGGRVIDPANRVDAVQDVLVKDKKIAAVGKDLGSSEAAEGAKVVGARGKLVVPGLIDIHAHLREPGFEYKEDIASGTRAAARGGYTSVVAMANTKPVIDSASLVSFVKERAAATGVVNVFPVGAATKGQKGEELAEIGDMAAAGAVAISDDGHPIQNGEVMRCAIEYAKMFKLPVMSHCEDRPLAGDGVINLGRVSTLLGLRGMPEAAEEAMVARDLLLAEMTGGHVHITHVSTARSLEL